The DNA window GTTCCAGCCACGCCCGCAGCAGGGTTCCTTGCGTGGCATCCTTACGCTCAATCAACAGAATGCCAAGCTCTAACTCCATGATGGTAATGGCGGAGACAAAGAGAGCGGCCGCATCGACACTTTCAGCCCATTTCGCCACGTTTGGATCGGCCTTCCCGGCCCGAATTTTTCGCAGTTCGGACACAACGTTGGTATCGAGTACGTACATTATGAGAAATCCGCCGGGCGGGTTTCGATAGTCACGCGCTGTGGTTCAAACTCAATATCCGCAACCCCCGGCATCGCCAATGAATCAGCAATATTGCGATGCTGTTTGGTCAGCAGCCGGTATTCCTCAATGCTCAACAGCACATGCGCTGGCTTGCCGCGATCGGTGATAAAGACGGGACCGTTCTTGGTGGCTTTCTTTGCACGGGTCACATCCTGATTCAGTTCCCGGCTGGAGAGGGTCGTGATGGTCATGGCGGCATCTCCTGTTTGAATTTACGATATAGGAACATTACTACAATATAGATAATAGTGCAAATAGTGTACGCAATTTCATTCCTGTCACTATTTTGCGAGCCGCTTTGCAAAGGTCATTTTTGCCAGTGGTATGTTATTTGAGCGGAGGATAGAGTAGGTGGTGATATTTCGACGCGGCTTTACCGTGCTACCAACACGATAAAACCGCTAACCACAACAACTAACGAGAATAGTTATTATGGCTGACGCGCATTCTACTGCAGGCATCTGTATTTACAAAATTTCCCAACCCGAACGTTATCAGAAAGTGGTTTACCGCCCCAAGGGGCTTAACCGCACGACCCCGGCCATCAACTTAAGCGGAAAATGGTTGCTGGAAGCGGGATTTTCCATCAATGATCCCTTAAAAATCAGAGTGATGCCTGGCTGTCTGATCATCACCAGCCAAAATTTTCATGCACTCTGGCACTGCTTAAAAAGCCTGAATGAAGGTGAATGGGATGATATCGCCGTGGCACACTGGTTGGGGCAATTCCCCGGAAAATTGACGAAAAAACTACCGAGATAAACGCATAATACCCTGTTTTATCAATAAAAACGTATATTGAACGTGCCTGTGTGGGGGGAACTTTGTGCTTAAAGGGCAAAATTTTTCTTTTGCGAAGCAACTCGCATTTTATTTGACTGATTAAACAAAGAAGGAACCGATGAAACTTCATTTTTCGACTGATAATGCAGCACTACCGGAATGTGTCTTAAGCGGTGAAGATATGCAACAGATGGGCTTTACGCCGAAGACCCTGTTTCATATCCAGCAATATGACAACGGGTTGATGCTAACACTGACTGAGCCTGATCAGGTTCCTCTGCCTCAGATGGCGGAAAATGATCCCTATCAGGGCATTGATTGGGTGCGTGATAATGGTGAACTGTATCTGGCAGGTGATTGGTTAACGGAAACCGGTTTGTTGGATAAACCCGTTCAGATTGCTTTTGGCTATGGCAAAATTATGTTAATGACCGAAGCGGATTTTAGCCCCGTCTGAGCCGTGTATACGCAATGGATTTCAAGTTGCATCGCGGCGGCAAGGGAGAAAGTCCCCAGGAGCATAGACAACTATGTGACTGGGGCAAACGAACGTAGCCAACAAAGAGGCAGTTTGAAAGGCGAAGTGTATAATACGTTTTTATTGCTGGTGGCTTTAGTGTGTTAACTATGGTTGACACACCGTGTTATTTACCTACAATAATGATATTGCTTCAGGAGGGAAGCATGATAACCATTGAAAGGACGCAATATTTTGAAAAATGGTTAAAATCCTTAAAAGACCGAGTAGCAAAAGCCAAAATCTTAATCCGGGTTGAAAGAATGGAAGAGGGCAATTTTGGCGATGTTGAACCTGTGGGAGGCGGGGTATCGGAACTCAGAATACATTACGGGCAAGGCTATCGTGTCTACTTTACTAACAAAAATAATGAAATCATATTATTACTCTGTGGCGGGGATAAAAGCAGCCAGCAGGCAGATATAAAGAAAGCCAAACAACTCGCGAAAGAATGGGGATTTTAAAATGAAATCAGCACCAAAAAAATTTGATGTTGTGGAGTTTTTAGAAACGGAAGAAGATATTCAGGCCTACTTAAATGCCGCTATCGAAGAAAACGATACAAAATATTTATTTAAAGCGTTAGGTAATATTGCCAGAAGAAAAAATATCAGCCAACTCTCTAAAGAATCGGGAATAAGCCGAGAAGGGATATACAAGGCGTTATCCGGTGAAGGCAACCCATCGTTTAATACAGTATACAAAATTTCAAAAGCGCTGGGTTTAAAACTCCATTTTACGGGGGATTAAATTCGTTTTTCAACATAAATCAGTTCGCTATTGATAAATTACATCATGAAGATGTAATTTATCTTTCTTTTAACAAGGTCATTCAATAAACAAACCGCGAAGTCCGATTGTTGTTTTCCTCCTCTATCAACTCTTTCATAATTGAACAGAAACTGAGGTTTTCGGGAACATAGACAATGCTATTGTATTCCTTTGGTTTTAACTCCATTGAAAACATGTCCTGACCATTTTCCAATAACCGTAGTTTATCCAGTTTTTCAAGTTGAAAAAGAAGAAGGTCATCGGCTGTTTTGATGATCATCTTCTCCACACAGGATTTTCCTTTGGCTGACCCCGTATAATAAAGTTCACGTATCGGTTTATATTCTTCGGGTAAATCATCACTCAACGGACACAGTAAATAGCTGCGCATCTCTTCTCTTTTTTTGATCATCTTGTCATAAATATATTGATATACCGTTATCATGTTATTCCTTTTTTGATTGTCGAAGTGAGTATGTTTCCTTTATGGCTATAACATTAAGCCGGAAGATCACGGGGATCTTTCCGGCCAAAATTATTTTCTTAAATAATCATCAACGTCTTTTCCAACTTCATCAAGATAATTGAGCATTGGATTCATATAATCATTATACATTTCGACATACATTCTTGCGGAACTTCGTATGTCATTGTACTTTAAGCTATTATTGATTATTTTTTCTTTTGTTTTTATGAACAAATTTATTATTGATTGCAACTGATTTTTATTATTTCTTTTTTCTTCCTCCAATAAATCTATTGCTTTCACTATCTTTATAAGTAACTGTTCTTTATTCATATATCAAATTCCCCTTACTTCAAAAACCTTACATCTTTTACCCAACTCATTGGATAACCTAATGGTAAGACTATCTGATCAGCTCCACCGTCTAATCTGGTTCCTGATTTGGTAAACTGTTCTTTAACCATTGGCGACTCGGTCACAGTCAAAATCATGGAGGGCTGTTTAGTACTCATCCCCGACAGCGACGAGACGAACAGCCTCAAACAACAATACCAGCGCCAGCGCGAGCAAATCAGTGAAATTAAGCTGCGGATGCGAGAGCTGATTGGTGACTATAAAAGCAACTAAGAGCAAGGGAGTGAGCAGCTCTTAACAGAACAAAGCCGGAAGATCACTGAGATCTTTCCGATTCTGTATTAATTAAACGTATCATTGATATCGTTTTTTATTTTATCTAATGCTTTATTGGCTTTAAGTCGTTCATTAAAATCATCCCGCCAAATAAAGTATTCAGAAAAACCACCATAACCTCCGAACATAGATCCATATGCACGGCGAGCATCTTCAATAGCAGATTGTGCATCGTTTGTACCCCCATATGTTGGGGGCGTCAGCAGTGTAATAACGTTCTCAATGCCCTTTATCCAATTTCCTCCACCATTAACACGCATAATTTCCCATAGTGAAAGGAAAAGGACTCTTAACTTTTTTGATTGTTCAATAGAGTCCATACATTACCTCAAAGGCCAATCTTCTAATACTTTGACACCATCTATTTTCCAAGGTTTAAACTCAGTATATGGGAACTGATTGGGGCTATTATAAAAAGCCGGAAGATCATGTGGATTTTTCCGGCTTTTCGTGTTTAATTTAACCAATTATTGTTGTTTATATGAAATGATGATGTATGACATACCCGATTTATTATCATCCACAGACTCAATATTTCCCCATAGGAAAAATAGTTTCTCTGATGAACCAAATAATGATTTTAATAAATCATCATTAATCAATTTGTTCCTCATCTGGTTTTCGTTGGTAAATACATTGATTTTATTCTCTTTTTCCTTATTAAATGGAAGTAATTTAATAAAATCAATAATCCCATCTTGGAAAACAACGTTGATAATATAATTTTTATCTAAAAAGAGAATGTCATCTATTGAGTAGCTGACTCTACCTTCAAAGTCATACATTTTTTTAGGATTAAGATCTAATGTTAGGGTTAGAAAGTCATCCAATGTAATTAATGGATTTATTATTATTCCATTTAGACTTATATCACCATTAAAATATATCATTTTATCAATTTCACCGAGTATAAAGGTTCTAGAATTCCCTCATAATTTTTAATAACAATTTGAGGTAATCCTCCGGCTCCATGTTGAGGATTAGCCCTAACTATGCCAAATGCAGCTGGTGTATCTTCTAGAACTCGATAAGCCGTCATACCGGGTCTATATCCAAATTGTGGATGAGGCATTACTTGTAAGCCTTTAAATACACCTTCTTGAGAAAATCCACTTCTTTCTATAGCACTAACTGTAGTATAAAAATTACCTTGTCCCGGAGCTCCAGCCATTAATATTGTATCTTTTTTTACCGTAATATCTTTAAAGCGATCAACACCGGGGTACTCTCCCTGCCCTTGCCAACTTCTAGCAAATTCTGATGGTGACTGAATAGATGCTGCTTTGACTTCAGATGTTGAAGATAATCCGTAAGGATCGACGAATTTCGAAGGATTGTGGACATATCCATATGGATTCACACCACCCGCTAAATTCAGGGGATCGGGCAATATATACTGCGCGGTCTCCGGTGAATAATAACGAAAACGGTTATAATATAACCCGCTCTCTTCGTCCTCAAATTGCCCCATGAACCTGAAATTGCACCTAACGTGGTAATCCGGGTCATTCGAGGCAATCACCTGCGATTTCTCGGCTTTTCCCCATGTTGTCAGCCGCTGTGCCCAGACCAGTACCCCTTCCTCAGACAACATCTCGCGTGGTGTACCCTGATGGTCACTGACAATATAGTGTAGCTTGCCTTTTTCAAAGCGGGCTGATGGTATTAATGATCCGGGTTCATATAGCCAACGGATACGCTGATCTTCCACTGGTGTGCCATCGGCGTAAATCGGCGTTTCTTCGATAAGCTGGTCGCCGCTCCACAGGTAATCCTGCCCCATGATGGCATCGGCTCTGGGTGTTAAATCCGGTTTGCCAGCCAGCCACAACTGTAAATTAGCTGCGGCCAGTTTGCCATCGTGAACTTTCAGCTTACGGACTCGCCGCCCAAACGCATCGTAGCGATAATGCCAACGCGAGCCGTCGGGGGTTTCGCAGTGAGTCAGCTGGTTTTGAGTGTCCCAGCGGTAGCGCCAGATTTGCGGACGGAAGCCGTCACGGTGTTCGGTTTTTTCTACCAGACGGCCATTGTCATCGTAAGCGTAGCGGATATCCCCTTGCTGTACCACTCGTCCGGCTTTCTGGTGCTGGGTAATTTGCTCCATCGCGCCATAGGCATCAACCGGCAGATGTTGGTTTAGATTGCCGTTGGCATCATAGCTAAATTGCTCTTCATGCGGACGCGTACCCTCGAACAGGGTATGAAGGATTTGGTCGTTGGCATTGTAATGGTAGCGGGTTTGTCCCCAGCGGCTGTCATCAATCACGCGCACATTGTGAGCACGGTCATATTGCCAGCTCCGGTTGATGGCAGAGGCTTGCGGAGGAAAATGTGGGTCATTTTGTGCCAGCGTTTCCCTGAAAAACTGGGTGGCCTGCCCCGCCGACTGATGTGCCAGCAAGCCAGTCGCGGTGTAGCGACTGGCAAGGATAAACCCGTTGGCGCTTTCCCGCACCGTTTCCCGTCCTAAAGCATCATGCTGGAAGGTTAGTGGTGAATGCTGGTTAAGCTGAAAGTGATTCAAACTCCCCGACAGGTTATAACCGAAGTGCAGGGTATTGCCCTCCACACTTTCACTGACAGGACGCCCGGTCAGGTTATCCCATTGGCGGGTGATTTCCCGACCATTGATACGCTCACAAGTCGGCAGGCCCGTGGTTTTGTCATACTCATACTCGACGATAGCATCCGCATTGGTGGCTTTAACCAGTTGATGCCGTTTGTTGTATTCGTAAGTAGTGGTGTCTTTTAGCACCAGTTGGTTTTCTTCTGGCTGCCAGCTTTCCTGTCGGACCAGTAGACCCGCAGCGGAATAGTGCCAGCGCAGTTGCTGGCCGTCAGGATATTGGGTCAGTGTACGGCGTCCCAGTTTATCGTACTGATACGCCAGTGTTCGCCCGGTAAAATCGGTTTCCCGGATAATCTGACCTGCGACATCCCGCTCATAGCGGTAAGTTTCACCCGTGGAGGCAGTGACTGAATTCAGGCGGGTCAGACGGTCATAGCCAAAACGTAGGATGGTGCCATCCGGTCGGGTAACCTGGTTGAGCAGATCAAAAGCGCCGTATTGATAGCGGGTTGTGCGGCCTTCCCCGTCAGTGACGGCTACCACACGCCGTTCACTGTCATATTTCAGTTGCTGGATAACACCATCCGGCAATTCAACTTCAGTCAGGCTGCCGTTAAGGCTGGCATGATCATCGCTATAGCGGTAGTGGGTCTGCTGTTTGAGCGCATCGGTGAATTGACGCAAACGCCCCAGTGCATCCAGTTGCAGGCCGGTAGTTTCGCCATCCGGTGTCATCACGGCGGCCAGCCGTTGTTTCTCGTCATAGGCATAGTGCCATTGGCGGCCATCCGGTAACAGACGCTGGCGCAATTCGCCATGCGTGCCGTACTGGTATTCTTCCTGATGACCAAGTGGGTTGGTCAGTGCAGTCAGGTTGCCCTGCTCATCATAGTGAAATTGCCAACGTTCGCCGGTCGGCAGCACACTTTCGATAAGCTGTCCATGCTCGTTATAACCGTAAGCAAAGGTATCGCCGGTTGGCAATTTCACTTCGGTCAATGCACCGTCAGGGTTGTAATCAAAGGCAGTCATCTGCCCCATCGGGTTGCTTTCCCACATCAGCAGGCTGTGACGCCACTGACGGCGGGTAATGCGCCCCAGTGGATCAACTTCCCGTATCACCAATCCGTTCGGGTCGTAGTGGTAGTGGGTTTCACCCCCTTCGCCATCCAGATAGGTGGTAATGCGGGCGTTGTCATCATAGCGGAAACGGTCATGCCAGTAGCCGCTGGGAGAGGTGGTGCTGAGTACCCGACCGCGCTCGTCATAGGTTATCGTCAGGTCAGTCTGGTCGGTATCATGCCAGCGGATCATCCGCCCCTGCACATCATATTCATGCCACAGGTGGTTGTGCTGGAAAGCATCACACTCGTTCAGATAGCCCTGTGAATCATATTGACAGGTCAACAGACATTGCTCAGCAGGCTGACCTTCGCGGTTTTCCTGCATCGTGATCGTGTTAAGCCGGCCGTCCAGATAATGCAGGCTTAACCGCAGGCCGTCATTGCGAGTGACTGCCGTCAGTTGCGACTGCTTATCGTAGATAAAATCAATCCGGTTCTGACGCCGGTCAGTGATAGCAGACAATTTTCGTGTGTTGCCTGAAATCGGGCTGAAATGGTACGTCAACTGGGCGCGGCGGTCGGTCAGGCACAGTTCGCCGGTCAGTTCTCCCGTCAGCAGGCAATGGGGAAGATTACGGTTACGGGACAAGACCCGGTTATCCGGTGTGGCATAGTCGTAGATAACGCCATCGGTATGGGTATAGTGCACTTCCCCCTGACTGATAACCAGTTTCAGTGACCAGTCATCCGCCCATTTGGCACCAAACAAACCGTGTAAATCCGCCGTGGAGCGGTAGGTTCGGCTGAGGTTTATTGGCAACAATCCCGGGATGGCTAGTACCGGCCAGACTTGCAGGAAGTCGCCGGTGGCCATATCGACCGGATCGCCCTCTGTACTGGACAGTTCGTTGTCATTGCCCTTTTTTTTGCCGGATGAGGTGGCGTTATCGACAGGCTTTTCTGTTGTGGGTTTGACTTCCGTTTTCGGGGATGTCGCGGGTCTTTCTTTGACTATGCCACCCGCGGCAGAGGGGGCAGGTTTGGCATTTTTAGTCGCCTGCATCCCAGCTTTTGCAATTTCCTCTGCTTTACGGATTTGTGCCGCTAGTGCACTGGCTTCTGTGGGTGCTTTAGTCGCTGGGCCTGCAGCCCCCATGCCTTTTACCGGGGTGAATAACATGGCAATTTCAGCGGTTGTGCCGCCAATACGTTGTCCGGGTGTGTCCAGTGTCATCTTGTACTCGTCAAGATTAAACTGTTTGGCATTCGTGCGGCCGGCATCGGCGACTTCGCCTATCACTTTAGCCTGTTTTTCGGTGTCAGGGTTGCCAAATACTTTCCCCCAGAAAGCTAACGAACGGGCCGATTCGTCCGCTTCACGAGCTGAGTTCAGCATTCCGCCCTTAATGGCCATTTCGCCCAGCCCCACGGCGGTATTACTGACGGTTTTGGCAATGCCTTTCTGCTGTTCAATCGGATTCCATCCGCTTACGGTTGACAGGTCTTGTTTTGTTTCTTTGGCTTTGTCTACGGCAGCGTTTCCTAACGCTTTTCCCATCGTTTTCAGCGCTTCCCATGCACTAATTTCGGGTTTGCTTTCCGGTATCACCACCGGATTCGCCTCATGGGGCGGACTCGCCCCCTGCGGTGCCTGACCGATGATTTTACCCAGCGTGTTGCCCTCACCAGTTGGGCTGTCACTGCGTGGTTTTGATGGTAAGGCCGTATTGGGTTGTGGAGGAATGTGTTCGCCCGTTTCTGACGAGACGTCCTCTCGGTTAGATTTATCTTCTGACATGGTTTCCTTCCTTATGCTCCATTCATCCAGAATTCATCCCCGTGGCGCAGTACCAGTTTATTGCCGGCCCGGACGGTTTTTGTATGCGCTTTGGGATGGCATTTCGCCCCCACCGTGCCACTCTTAATCCCGTTGGCCACGCCCGGCTGGTCGCCGAGAGTTGTCGGCACAAAGCTCTGGGCAAATACCACTACGGGTTGGCCATTGGCGCGTACCGATTTCACGGGGGCGTCACTGCCTGCCAGTTTCGCAATGACCGGATACGGGATCGGCGGTGTTGACGCGCCCATCGGGGTTTTGCACACGTCGGGCAACATGCCAATGATCAGCCATTCACCTGCGGTGCGGGCGATGTAATTATCAGCCATCCGTTTTCTCCTCTTCCAGTGGTGCCAGATTGAGCAAGGGGGCATCCGGGTTGATTTCAAACCGGGTTTCAGCCACTCGCACGGGCAGTGAGGCTTTGAAACTCAGTCGGCAGGTCATGTGCAGCGTCCTTGCCTCGCTGTTGATAATTAACGTATCCATACGCATCGGCACGGGCAGTAATATGCCGTTGTGCATTCGCAGCAGAACAAACGGACGGTGTCCCGGCAGATTGACGTGCAGTTCACCATCAGGCGTCAGGCCGCTTAACGTGATGGCAATATCCGTGTCCGGCCAGTCAATTTGCTGGTCTGTTGGTGCGCCGTTCCAGTAGCCAAAGTCAAAATCTTTTGGCAGGTAAGGATGTCGATGTGCCAGCCAGTCGGCATCGTAAGTGCCGGCCAGCTGGCGGCGGGGCAGCCACGGACGGCCGATAAAGCCCATGCCCTGCGGCTGGCAGGCCGGCGTATCAGGCGCCAACGTACCACTCAATTGAGCGGTAAAATGCTGCACGGTGAACGGGGCATCCGGTCGGGTAATACGGGGTGCAGGGTAACGGGTAAGTTGTTTGGCCTGCGCATACCACGGCGTGATAAATCCCATACCCAGCGGATTGGTTTCACAGACGGCGTGAGCAACCGGCGCTTTTTCTCCGTCAGGGTGTTGCTGGCGCTGTTCCGATGTCAGCCGATCGCTTTCCTTAAGCTGTGCAACTGTTTTATCATCCGCCTGAATTTTGCATTCGCCCCCAAAGGCGTAGCGATAATCCAGCGGCAGTGTTGAAAACGGTTTCGGGTCGGTCAGTTGCCACTGACCGCCAGCATCACGAATAAATTCCCGTTCACCGGTTACGGTCAGGGTTTTGTCGAGCAGGGTCTGACCCTGCTTGCTCTTAATCTGCAACTGAACAGGAAATGCAGTGCAAGGCCGGTTATCTGGCGCATAAGCCGTACCGTTGACAATCACGTCACAGCGCGGTTTAAACGGGGCAAGGTCACTTTCCTGCAACACCTGTGAGGCATTCATCAGCCCACGGTATTCATCCTGTAAACACAGCGGTGGTGCGGGAAGAAGTTCAGCACTGTATTCTCCCTGTCCGGCAGGCAGGAGCTGGTAGCCGATTTTCATCACGGCTACGTGGTGCTCCACATCTTCCACATCCAGCATGGAATAGTTCATCACCGCAAAGGGGGTCAGGTTACGAAATTCCATCTCAGTTTGTCCTCCTTAGTTCAGGTCGATGTCTTTACCTGTGATTTGCACCGGACCACTGGCCTCAAACTTGAACTCACTGCCCTTAAGGGTGATTTTTCCGCTGCTGTCCATGCGCAGGACACTTGCACCACATTTCAGCTCAATCACATCACCGGTCGTGATGGAAAGGGTATGGGTGATGGTTTCTGCCTTGTGCGCCCCGACCTCGATAATGTAGTTTTTGCCGGTGATCAGTTTGCGCACTTCTTTCACCGTTTCCGTGCTGTTGAGCGTGACCGTTTCCTCTTTGTTCTCATAGATTTTGATGGTTTGGTTTTTCTCCACAGTCTCGGTGTGGTTGGCGATCACATGGGTATCGCGGTTGTTGAGCACCTTGGTGTACATGTCTTTCTGCGCGTGCAGTGACAGCAGTTCGCTGCCCTTGGCATCTTCAAACAACAGTTCGTTATAACCCTGTCCCTTATGCGTTTTGGAGCGGAACGCCATCTGGGTTTTAGTACCCGGCAAAGCCCCCGGCGGGATATTGCTGGCATGGTAAGTCCGTCCGGTCACTATTGGTTGGTCAGGATCGCCGTGCAGAAAATCCACCACCACTTCCTGCCCGATACGGGGGATGGCCAGCATTCCCCAGCCCTGACCGGCCCAAGGCTGACTGACCCGTATCCAGCAGGAGCTTTGGTCATCGCTCTTACCGTATCGGTCCCACGGGAATTGCAGACGTACACGTCCATACTGGTCACAGAAGATTTCTTCGCCGGCCGGGCCGACCACCTTAGCAATTTGTGGGCCATCCATCACCGGTTTGGGCAGCGGTGCCGGACGCCAGTTCTGGTTCTGGCGGATAAAGTAGAAGTGACTGTGCAGCGTGGTGCCTGCGCCGCCGGTTGCTGTCTCCAGAGCACCCGGCTGGCTGCCGCTGTGGCTGGTGGATACGGTTTGCCATGACTGATTCAGGTCTATCCGGGGATGGTTGCCAAGGATAAACAGTTTGCCCGGTTGCAGGGCTATCGCATTGCCGCTGCCCTGTCCCATGACGGCATCGCTGCGCAATGCTTCCAGCCGGTAGCGGGTAAAATCTTTGCCATGGGCTTCGTCTTTGAAACGACCGGGGTAGTCGTAGTGCTCGTAGTACAGTTGTTGCAGGTTTTCATCCCGCATCTGCTGGTGGAATTCTGCCGGCCACGCGGGGTTCTTGAAGGTGTAATCTTTCAGCTGCACCTGCGCGGGTCGCACCTGTGCGCTGTAGGTCAGGCTGCTGATGGCAGGTTCACCCAGAGTGCTGGCTTCTCCGGGCTGATAAGGGATCATCATGCCCGGCGGCACAGAACCGCAGTCGTCGGCAAAGACCAGCGTGTTGCGTCCGTTACTGCATTCGAAGAAGTAGAAAATGCCTTCTTCTGCTGTTAACCGTTGCAGGAAAGCAAAGTCACTTTCCTGATACTGCACGCAGAATTCCCGTGCCGGATGAGGATGGCGCAGGCTGAAGATTACATCACGGATATTGTGCTCTTTCAGAATGGTCGTAATGATGTTGGCGATATCCTGCTGCTGGAAAATGCGCGAGTTCTGTCTCAGGGTAGTGCGCCACAGGTCAGGCCGGATAATCATCTGGTAAGTGGTCTGGTGCAATCCGGTGTTACCCTGCTCAAAGCGGGCAACAATCCCCGTGATGCTGCGTTGTTCGATACCGTTTTGCAGAATGGTCAGCGTAGCGGTGCGATCCAGTACGGCTGGAAAGTCGATAGCCGGGTCGGCACTCGCCAGTCCCACACTCAGGCTGAACGGCTGGGAAAAACTTTCGTTCAGGGTGAAATCAGTCACCACAAACGTCTGCGGCAGTAAGCCACCTGCGGTCAGGGTAAATTGCAGGCCACTCGGGTCACGCCCGCCCATCAGCATCTGGCCGACTTTTTCCAGCGCTTTGGTGGCTGAATTCTGTCCCCCGGCTGAGCGTTCTGCCAGCCCCTTTCCACCGGTAAAACCGCCACCCGGGATTAAGCCCGCCGTGCCTGACATACTGCTGCCTATCCCGCCGGCATAACCGCCACCCGGAATTAAACCTGCTGCGCCTGACATTCCGCCGCCTAATTTACCGGCAACCTGTTTTACTTTCTGAACAGTCTCTTTCCCTTGCTTCAATTTATTGATGTTCTT is part of the Xenorhabdus cabanillasii genome and encodes:
- a CDS encoding type II toxin-antitoxin system Phd/YefM family antitoxin; the protein is MTITTLSSRELNQDVTRAKKATKNGPVFITDRGKPAHVLLSIEEYRLLTKQHRNIADSLAMPGVADIEFEPQRVTIETRPADFS
- a CDS encoding SymE family type I addiction module toxin, coding for MADAHSTAGICIYKISQPERYQKVVYRPKGLNRTTPAINLSGKWLLEAGFSINDPLKIRVMPGCLIITSQNFHALWHCLKSLNEGEWDDIAVAHWLGQFPGKLTKKLPR
- a CDS encoding SymE family type I addiction module toxin — translated: MKLHFSTDNAALPECVLSGEDMQQMGFTPKTLFHIQQYDNGLMLTLTEPDQVPLPQMAENDPYQGIDWVRDNGELYLAGDWLTETGLLDKPVQIAFGYGKIMLMTEADFSPV
- a CDS encoding type II toxin-antitoxin system RelE/ParE family toxin, producing MITIERTQYFEKWLKSLKDRVAKAKILIRVERMEEGNFGDVEPVGGGVSELRIHYGQGYRVYFTNKNNEIILLLCGGDKSSQQADIKKAKQLAKEWGF
- a CDS encoding addiction module antidote protein is translated as MKSAPKKFDVVEFLETEEDIQAYLNAAIEENDTKYLFKALGNIARRKNISQLSKESGISREGIYKALSGEGNPSFNTVYKISKALGLKLHFTGD
- a CDS encoding transposase is translated as MITVYQYIYDKMIKKREEMRSYLLCPLSDDLPEEYKPIRELYYTGSAKGKSCVEKMIIKTADDLLLFQLEKLDKLRLLENGQDMFSMELKPKEYNSIVYVPENLSFCSIMKELIEEENNNRTSRFVY
- a CDS encoding RHS repeat-associated core domain-containing protein — encoded protein: MSEDKSNREDVSSETGEHIPPQPNTALPSKPRSDSPTGEGNTLGKIIGQAPQGASPPHEANPVVIPESKPEISAWEALKTMGKALGNAAVDKAKETKQDLSTVSGWNPIEQQKGIAKTVSNTAVGLGEMAIKGGMLNSAREADESARSLAFWGKVFGNPDTEKQAKVIGEVADAGRTNAKQFNLDEYKMTLDTPGQRIGGTTAEIAMLFTPVKGMGAAGPATKAPTEASALAAQIRKAEEIAKAGMQATKNAKPAPSAAGGIVKERPATSPKTEVKPTTEKPVDNATSSGKKKGNDNELSSTEGDPVDMATGDFLQVWPVLAIPGLLPINLSRTYRSTADLHGLFGAKWADDWSLKLVISQGEVHYTHTDGVIYDYATPDNRVLSRNRNLPHCLLTGELTGELCLTDRRAQLTYHFSPISGNTRKLSAITDRRQNRIDFIYDKQSQLTAVTRNDGLRLSLHYLDGRLNTITMQENREGQPAEQCLLTCQYDSQGYLNECDAFQHNHLWHEYDVQGRMIRWHDTDQTDLTITYDERGRVLSTTSPSGYWHDRFRYDDNARITTYLDGEGGETHYHYDPNGLVIREVDPLGRITRRQWRHSLLMWESNPMGQMTAFDYNPDGALTEVKLPTGDTFAYGYNEHGQLIESVLPTGERWQFHYDEQGNLTALTNPLGHQEEYQYGTHGELRQRLLPDGRQWHYAYDEKQRLAAVMTPDGETTGLQLDALGRLRQFTDALKQQTHYRYSDDHASLNGSLTEVELPDGVIQQLKYDSERRVVAVTDGEGRTTRYQYGAFDLLNQVTRPDGTILRFGYDRLTRLNSVTASTGETYRYERDVAGQIIRETDFTGRTLAYQYDKLGRRTLTQYPDGQQLRWHYSAAGLLVRQESWQPEENQLVLKDTTTYEYNKRHQLVKATNADAIVEYEYDKTTGLPTCERINGREITRQWDNLTGRPVSESVEGNTLHFGYNLSGSLNHFQLNQHSPLTFQHDALGRETVRESANGFILASRYTATGLLAHQSAGQATQFFRETLAQNDPHFPPQASAINRSWQYDRAHNVRVIDDSRWGQTRYHYNANDQILHTLFEGTRPHEEQFSYDANGNLNQHLPVDAYGAMEQITQHQKAGRVVQQGDIRYAYDDNGRLVEKTEHRDGFRPQIWRYRWDTQNQLTHCETPDGSRWHYRYDAFGRRVRKLKVHDGKLAAANLQLWLAGKPDLTPRADAIMGQDYLWSGDQLIEETPIYADGTPVEDQRIRWLYEPGSLIPSARFEKGKLHYIVSDHQGTPREMLSEEGVLVWAQRLTTWGKAEKSQVIASNDPDYHVRCNFRFMGQFEDEESGLYYNRFRYYSPETAQYILPDPLNLAGGVNPYGYVHNPSKFVDPYGLSSTSEVKAASIQSPSEFARSWQGQGEYPGVDRFKDITVKKDTILMAGAPGQGNFYTTVSAIERSGFSQEGVFKGLQVMPHPQFGYRPGMTAYRVLEDTPAAFGIVRANPQHGAGGLPQIVIKNYEGILEPLYSVKLIK
- a CDS encoding DUF4150 domain-containing protein, which encodes MADNYIARTAGEWLIIGMLPDVCKTPMGASTPPIPYPVIAKLAGSDAPVKSVRANGQPVVVFAQSFVPTTLGDQPGVANGIKSGTVGAKCHPKAHTKTVRAGNKLVLRHGDEFWMNGA
- a CDS encoding DUF2169 family type VI secretion system accessory protein, with amino-acid sequence MEFRNLTPFAVMNYSMLDVEDVEHHVAVMKIGYQLLPAGQGEYSAELLPAPPLCLQDEYRGLMNASQVLQESDLAPFKPRCDVIVNGTAYAPDNRPCTAFPVQLQIKSKQGQTLLDKTLTVTGEREFIRDAGGQWQLTDPKPFSTLPLDYRYAFGGECKIQADDKTVAQLKESDRLTSEQRQQHPDGEKAPVAHAVCETNPLGMGFITPWYAQAKQLTRYPAPRITRPDAPFTVQHFTAQLSGTLAPDTPACQPQGMGFIGRPWLPRRQLAGTYDADWLAHRHPYLPKDFDFGYWNGAPTDQQIDWPDTDIAITLSGLTPDGELHVNLPGHRPFVLLRMHNGILLPVPMRMDTLIINSEARTLHMTCRLSFKASLPVRVAETRFEINPDAPLLNLAPLEEEKTDG